One window of the Candidatus Microbacterium colombiense genome contains the following:
- a CDS encoding tetratricopeptide repeat protein, producing MTEISPAALRGAVDLSSLRNRPDPTAPSAPAPRVGDVVVDATDETFGQILEISRTVPVVIDLWAEWCGPCKQLSPIIEQVTRELGGRVLLAKVDVDANPQLAQSFRAQSIPMVVALIAGQPVPMFTGAVPEQQVREVFAQLLQLAAQNGVTGSLPMADGEAAAEETPEEPPLPPLHAEAFAAIEIGDYAAAITAYEKALAENPRDEDAIAGLGQVRLLDRVQGLDLQAARAAAAAGPLDIQAQFDVADLDLAGGHVDDAFGRLLDLFQQLPADQRAPVRERVVELFGLIGASDPRVLVARNRLTSLLF from the coding sequence GTGACCGAAATCTCGCCCGCCGCTCTCCGCGGTGCCGTCGACCTGTCGAGCCTGCGCAATCGACCCGACCCGACCGCGCCCAGCGCCCCTGCGCCGCGTGTCGGCGATGTGGTCGTCGACGCGACGGACGAGACTTTCGGACAGATCCTGGAGATCTCCCGCACCGTTCCGGTGGTCATCGACCTGTGGGCGGAGTGGTGCGGCCCCTGCAAGCAGCTGAGTCCCATCATCGAGCAGGTGACACGTGAGCTGGGTGGCCGCGTCTTGCTGGCCAAGGTGGATGTGGATGCGAATCCGCAACTCGCTCAGAGTTTCCGTGCCCAGTCGATCCCGATGGTTGTCGCCTTGATCGCCGGCCAGCCCGTGCCGATGTTCACGGGCGCCGTGCCCGAGCAGCAGGTGCGCGAAGTGTTCGCCCAGCTCTTGCAGCTGGCGGCGCAGAACGGGGTAACCGGCTCGCTGCCGATGGCCGACGGCGAAGCCGCAGCCGAAGAGACCCCGGAGGAACCCCCGCTTCCTCCTCTGCACGCAGAGGCTTTCGCTGCGATCGAGATCGGCGACTACGCCGCGGCGATCACGGCGTATGAGAAGGCTCTGGCCGAGAACCCGCGTGATGAGGATGCGATCGCCGGCCTCGGGCAGGTTCGTCTACTCGACCGGGTGCAGGGTCTGGACCTTCAGGCCGCCCGCGCCGCCGCCGCCGCGGGCCCGCTCGACATTCAGGCGCAGTTCGACGTCGCCGACCTCGATCTGGCCGGCGGACACGTCGATGACGCGTTCGGCCGCCTACTCGACCTGTTCCAGCAGCTTCCTGCGGATCAGCGAGCACCCGTGCGTGAGCGCGTCGTGGAGCTCTTCGGTCTCATCGGTGCGAGCGACCCCCGCGTGCTCGTCGCTCGCAACCGGTTGACCTCACTCCTCTTCTGA
- the glgB gene encoding 1,4-alpha-glucan branching protein GlgB, with protein MSYIEDIAASTEWEAIAAGSHHDPHSVLGAHPTTDAADRTATTIRVRRPLAAAVAAVFSDGTRLELAHVAHGIWEVRHDGPPIAYRVATAYGDDEETLSGDPYRHGPSLGDLDLHLIAEGRHERLWQVLGAHPRASDGELGVAFAVWAPNASAVRVVGDHNGWNGESHAMRSMGISGIWELFIPGLSAGSRYKYQILTRSGTWILKADPLASSAEVPPDTASVVSAPTHHWSDGAWMTRRAATHAVAQPLSIYEVHLGSWRGGLGYREIADPLIEHVTTTGFTHVEFMPLAEHPFGGSWGYQVSGYYAPTSRFGNPDDLRYLIDRLHQAGIGVIMDWVPGHFPKDAFALARFDGQPLYEHPDPRRGEHQDWGTLIFDYGRPEVRGFLVANALFWFEEFHVDGLRVDAVASMLYLDYSREEGEWEPNIHGGRENLEAIRFLQEVNATSYRLHPGIMMIAEESTSFPGVTAPTDHAGLGFGFKWNMGWMNDSLQYIERDPMYRAHHEGEMTFSFVYAFGENYLLPISHDEVVHGKGSLLAKMPGDHWHKLSNARAYLAYMWGHPGKKLLFMGQEFGQLAEWSEGRELDWWLLDQPSHRQLQEFVGTLNRTYRAQAPLWERDNDGSSFTRLGAPSWDPTVVAFERRDAHGGRVVVISNFAGVERTGYRLSLPREGVWQEILNTDAGEYGGRGSGNLGLVYAHSENDVATASVTLPALSTIWLRHQNDPHVPTVSRG; from the coding sequence ATGAGCTACATCGAAGACATCGCAGCGTCCACGGAGTGGGAGGCGATCGCCGCCGGTTCTCACCACGATCCGCACTCGGTGCTCGGCGCACACCCGACTACTGATGCGGCTGACCGCACCGCCACGACCATCCGCGTGCGCCGTCCCCTCGCGGCGGCGGTGGCGGCCGTGTTCTCCGACGGCACGCGACTCGAGCTCGCCCACGTCGCGCACGGCATCTGGGAGGTGCGGCATGATGGCCCGCCCATCGCCTATCGCGTCGCCACCGCGTACGGCGACGACGAGGAGACGCTCAGCGGCGACCCGTACCGACACGGACCCTCCCTCGGCGACCTCGACCTCCACCTGATCGCAGAGGGCCGCCACGAGCGCCTGTGGCAGGTCCTGGGCGCCCACCCGCGCGCGTCGGACGGAGAGCTCGGCGTGGCATTCGCCGTCTGGGCGCCGAATGCATCGGCTGTCCGCGTGGTCGGCGATCACAACGGCTGGAACGGTGAATCCCATGCGATGCGATCCATGGGCATCAGCGGGATCTGGGAGCTCTTCATCCCGGGGCTCTCGGCCGGAAGCCGGTACAAGTATCAGATCCTGACTCGCAGCGGCACGTGGATCCTCAAGGCCGATCCGCTCGCGTCGAGTGCCGAGGTGCCGCCCGACACCGCATCCGTCGTCTCCGCGCCCACCCATCACTGGTCGGACGGCGCGTGGATGACACGGCGGGCGGCCACACATGCCGTCGCTCAGCCGTTGTCGATCTACGAAGTGCACCTCGGCTCCTGGCGTGGCGGACTCGGATATCGGGAGATCGCAGATCCTCTCATCGAGCACGTGACCACCACGGGGTTCACCCATGTGGAGTTCATGCCCCTGGCGGAGCACCCGTTCGGCGGTTCGTGGGGGTATCAGGTCAGCGGCTATTACGCACCGACGAGTCGGTTCGGGAATCCGGATGACCTCCGATACCTGATCGATCGACTCCACCAGGCCGGCATCGGCGTGATCATGGACTGGGTGCCCGGTCATTTCCCGAAGGACGCCTTCGCACTCGCGCGCTTCGACGGCCAGCCGCTTTACGAACATCCCGACCCCCGACGAGGCGAGCACCAGGACTGGGGGACGCTCATCTTCGACTACGGTCGCCCGGAGGTCCGTGGCTTCCTGGTCGCCAACGCGCTGTTCTGGTTCGAAGAGTTCCACGTCGACGGTCTGCGTGTCGATGCCGTGGCCTCGATGCTCTATCTCGACTATTCCCGAGAAGAGGGCGAGTGGGAGCCCAACATCCACGGCGGGCGGGAGAACCTGGAGGCCATCAGGTTCCTGCAGGAGGTGAACGCCACGTCCTACCGACTGCACCCCGGGATCATGATGATCGCGGAGGAATCCACGAGCTTCCCCGGTGTCACGGCTCCCACCGACCATGCCGGACTCGGTTTCGGGTTCAAGTGGAACATGGGCTGGATGAACGACTCGCTGCAGTACATCGAGCGCGACCCCATGTATCGGGCACACCACGAGGGCGAGATGACGTTCTCGTTCGTCTACGCATTCGGTGAGAACTATCTGCTCCCCATCAGCCATGACGAGGTCGTGCACGGCAAGGGCAGTCTGCTCGCCAAGATGCCGGGAGACCACTGGCACAAGCTCTCCAACGCTCGGGCGTACCTGGCGTACATGTGGGGGCATCCCGGCAAGAAGCTGCTCTTCATGGGACAGGAGTTCGGACAACTCGCCGAATGGTCGGAAGGCCGCGAGCTGGACTGGTGGTTGCTCGACCAGCCGTCGCATCGCCAGCTGCAGGAGTTCGTCGGCACGCTCAATCGCACCTACCGGGCCCAAGCACCGCTGTGGGAGCGCGACAACGACGGTTCGTCGTTCACACGGCTCGGCGCGCCGAGTTGGGATCCGACAGTGGTCGCGTTCGAGCGGCGCGACGCCCACGGCGGACGCGTGGTCGTGATCAGCAACTTCGCCGGCGTCGAGCGCACGGGGTATCGGCTGTCACTCCCCCGCGAGGGTGTTTGGCAGGAGATCCTGAACACCGACGCCGGCGAGTACGGCGGGCGGGGCTCCGGAAACCTCGGCCTGGTCTACGCGCACTCCGAGAACGATGTCGCAACGGCCAGCGTGACGCTGCCCGCGCTGTCGACGATCTGGCTGCGCCACCAGAACGACCCGCACGTCCCCACCGTGAGCCGCGGCTGA
- a CDS encoding alpha-1,4-glucan--maltose-1-phosphate maltosyltransferase yields the protein MAARSGTRSSALRSSVQIPTRVSGGDRGSATLRATRLPLTDARPFVPGGYPPKAFAGEVVPFSVVSFREGHDAIGVHLRLTDPTGEESLHRLTALADGTDRWAAEIALDLQGDWTFAFEAFSDDFETWAHAASLKIAAGVDVPVMTALGAELLIRAATEKDRPAAQRRDLRARAASLTEDDGTLALELSSDAALARVFAERPLMTLRSTTDPARLTVDRTGAGVAAWYEFFPRSEGAKRLKDGSVKSGTFRTVAKRLPAVAAMGFDVLYLVPIHPIGDTHRKGRNNTLTTEPGDPGSPYAIGAAAGGHDAIHPDLGSAQDFRAFVRAARSEGLEVALDLALQASPDHPWVTEHPEWFTTLPDGTIAYAENPPKKYQDIYPLNFDNDPEGIYAEMLRIVRHWVRQGVKIFRVDNPHTKPLQFWEWLIAVIAAEDPDVIFLAEAFTRPAVMRSLAAVGFQQSYSYFTWRNTKAELEEFLTSVSQETSDYMRPNLFVNTHDILTEYLQFGGRAAYRIRACIAATAAPLYGVYAGYELFENVARPGSEENIDNEKYEYKFRDWEGAEARGDSLAPLLRSLNGIRRAHPALRQLRNFRAHWSDDDAVLVYSKHLDAAFTGTGAADTIIVVANVDPHSVRETTVHLDTTVWGIEPGDPFEVEDLLTGAVWNWADHNYVRLDAFSEPVHILKVRKRS from the coding sequence GTGGCTGCACGTTCTGGTACCCGGTCCTCGGCTCTTCGGAGCTCCGTTCAGATCCCGACGCGCGTGTCGGGAGGGGATCGCGGCAGTGCAACGCTCCGCGCCACGCGGCTCCCCCTCACCGACGCCAGACCCTTCGTGCCCGGCGGGTATCCCCCGAAGGCGTTCGCGGGCGAGGTGGTGCCGTTCAGCGTGGTCTCCTTCCGAGAAGGGCACGACGCGATCGGGGTGCACCTGCGGCTCACGGATCCGACAGGCGAGGAGAGCCTGCACCGGCTGACGGCGCTCGCTGACGGCACGGACCGCTGGGCGGCGGAGATCGCACTGGATCTCCAGGGCGACTGGACGTTCGCCTTCGAAGCCTTCTCCGACGACTTCGAGACCTGGGCGCACGCGGCATCGCTGAAGATCGCCGCCGGCGTCGATGTGCCCGTGATGACCGCACTCGGAGCCGAGCTCCTGATCCGCGCCGCCACAGAGAAGGACCGCCCGGCGGCTCAACGGCGTGACCTTCGCGCACGCGCGGCCTCTCTCACGGAGGATGACGGGACGCTCGCCCTGGAACTCTCGTCGGATGCCGCGCTTGCGCGGGTGTTCGCGGAACGCCCTCTCATGACGCTCCGCTCCACCACGGACCCGGCGCGCCTCACGGTCGATCGCACCGGTGCCGGCGTCGCCGCCTGGTACGAGTTCTTCCCGCGTTCCGAGGGCGCCAAGCGGCTCAAGGACGGATCCGTGAAATCCGGGACCTTCCGGACGGTCGCGAAACGCCTCCCGGCCGTGGCCGCCATGGGCTTCGACGTGCTGTACCTCGTGCCGATCCATCCGATCGGCGACACTCACCGCAAGGGGCGCAACAACACGCTGACGACCGAACCCGGTGATCCCGGCTCGCCCTACGCGATCGGTGCGGCCGCGGGAGGACACGACGCGATCCATCCGGACCTCGGCTCGGCCCAGGACTTCCGTGCGTTCGTGCGCGCGGCGCGCTCCGAGGGGTTGGAGGTCGCACTCGACCTCGCGCTGCAGGCCTCCCCCGACCACCCGTGGGTTACCGAGCACCCGGAGTGGTTCACGACGCTCCCGGATGGCACGATCGCGTACGCCGAGAATCCACCCAAGAAGTATCAGGACATCTACCCGCTGAACTTCGACAACGATCCCGAGGGCATCTACGCCGAGATGCTGCGGATCGTGCGGCACTGGGTGCGACAAGGCGTGAAGATCTTCCGCGTGGACAATCCGCACACCAAGCCCCTGCAGTTCTGGGAGTGGCTGATCGCGGTCATCGCCGCAGAGGATCCCGATGTCATCTTCCTCGCCGAGGCGTTCACCCGCCCCGCCGTGATGCGTTCCCTCGCGGCCGTGGGCTTCCAACAGAGCTACAGCTACTTCACCTGGCGCAACACGAAGGCGGAGCTCGAGGAGTTCCTGACGTCGGTCTCTCAGGAGACGAGCGACTACATGCGACCGAATCTCTTCGTGAACACGCACGACATCTTGACCGAGTACCTGCAGTTCGGTGGCAGAGCGGCGTATCGGATCCGCGCCTGCATCGCCGCGACCGCTGCTCCGCTCTACGGCGTGTACGCCGGCTACGAACTCTTCGAGAACGTGGCCCGCCCGGGCTCGGAAGAGAACATCGACAACGAGAAGTACGAGTACAAGTTCCGCGACTGGGAGGGCGCGGAGGCACGTGGCGACTCCCTCGCCCCGCTGCTGCGCTCCCTGAACGGGATCCGGCGCGCCCACCCCGCGCTGCGCCAGCTTCGAAACTTCCGCGCGCACTGGAGCGATGACGACGCCGTGCTCGTCTACAGCAAGCACCTCGATGCGGCCTTCACGGGCACCGGTGCGGCCGACACGATCATCGTGGTCGCCAACGTCGATCCCCACTCGGTCCGTGAGACGACCGTGCACCTGGACACGACCGTGTGGGGGATCGAACCCGGCGATCCCTTCGAGGTGGAGGATCTGCTCACCGGCGCCGTCTGGAACTGGGCCGATCACAACTACGTGCGCCTGGACGCGTTCTCGGAGCCGGTGCACATTCTGAAGGTGAGGAAGCGGTCATGA
- the glgX gene encoding glycogen debranching protein GlgX, whose translation MPASRDFAAPGGTALDNLGVRLHDGVGTLRIWSQNASSVELVVFDATDLDWATDEVALERLPGGIWQVTTPLLQPGVRYAIRVGGPHGPGNTFNPETMLLDPYSRGLAQGDGYEEWRSVVIVDGFDWGDSQKPRVPLDRTVIYEGHLKGLTKRHPDVPPALHGTYAGLAHPAMIEYFHSLGITSVELLPVHAFVPEPRLLERGLTNYWGYNTLNFFTPHTAYATEDARKEGPEAVLSEFKGMVRLLHEAGIEVILDVVYNHTSEEGIGGPRSSLRGIDNASYYRQDASGAYIDTTGCGNTLDTSTDAGARLVLDSLRYWAQEMQIDGFRFDLAAAIARDGAHTYTPEHPLLTAIANDPILKDTKLIAEPWDVGLGGWQTGNFPVAWHEWNDRYRDRVRNFWLSDIDYARRASAPVGIGGFATRLAGSSNTFSEDRGPLASVNFVTAHDGFTLHDLVSYDVKHNEANGEQNRDGADMNRAFNHGVEGPTDDPAILAARRKAMRNLLGTLLLSAGIPMLTAGDEVGRTQRGNNNAYAQDSAMTWLSWESEPWQDDLRAHVARLIELRSTNPALRPSRYARLGEHIPNASVMDWFDQNGETMESAQWADPGNRTLQYVAASTPDREEANRILLIVHGTESPIDVRLPDEIDGATRFVALWSSADDRPTDDSEVFAPGDILPIPGTSMRLFRIE comes from the coding sequence ATGCCCGCCTCCCGAGACTTCGCCGCGCCCGGCGGTACTGCACTCGACAACCTCGGCGTCCGCCTTCACGACGGCGTCGGGACCCTGCGCATCTGGTCGCAGAACGCATCCTCCGTCGAGCTCGTGGTGTTCGATGCCACCGACCTCGACTGGGCGACCGACGAAGTCGCCCTCGAGCGCCTCCCCGGCGGGATATGGCAGGTCACCACCCCGCTCCTTCAGCCCGGAGTTCGGTACGCGATCCGAGTGGGTGGGCCACACGGACCCGGCAACACCTTCAACCCGGAGACGATGCTTCTCGACCCCTACTCCCGGGGGTTGGCGCAGGGGGACGGCTACGAGGAATGGCGCTCCGTCGTCATCGTCGACGGCTTCGACTGGGGCGATTCGCAGAAGCCCCGGGTGCCGCTCGATCGCACCGTCATCTACGAAGGCCACCTGAAGGGCCTCACCAAGCGCCACCCCGACGTGCCGCCCGCTCTCCACGGCACCTATGCGGGCCTCGCGCATCCCGCCATGATCGAGTACTTCCATTCGCTCGGGATCACGTCGGTCGAGTTGCTGCCGGTGCACGCGTTCGTGCCTGAGCCGCGCCTGCTCGAGCGCGGGCTGACGAACTACTGGGGCTACAACACTCTCAACTTCTTCACGCCGCACACCGCCTACGCCACGGAGGACGCGCGCAAGGAGGGTCCTGAAGCCGTGCTCTCGGAGTTCAAGGGCATGGTGCGCCTTCTTCACGAGGCAGGTATCGAGGTGATTCTCGACGTCGTGTACAACCACACCTCGGAGGAGGGCATCGGTGGGCCCCGTTCGAGCCTGCGCGGCATCGACAACGCGAGCTACTACCGCCAGGACGCATCCGGCGCGTACATCGACACCACCGGATGCGGCAACACCCTCGACACCTCGACGGATGCCGGCGCGCGCCTGGTGCTCGACTCACTGCGCTATTGGGCACAGGAGATGCAGATCGACGGCTTCCGCTTCGACCTCGCAGCCGCCATCGCGCGGGACGGCGCCCACACCTACACCCCGGAGCACCCCCTGCTCACGGCCATCGCGAACGATCCGATCCTCAAGGACACGAAGCTGATCGCAGAGCCCTGGGACGTGGGTCTCGGCGGCTGGCAGACGGGCAACTTCCCGGTCGCCTGGCACGAATGGAACGACCGCTACCGCGACCGTGTCCGCAACTTCTGGCTCAGTGACATCGACTATGCACGTCGCGCGTCGGCCCCGGTCGGCATCGGCGGGTTCGCCACCCGGCTCGCCGGGTCGTCGAACACCTTCAGCGAGGACCGCGGCCCTCTCGCGAGCGTGAACTTCGTCACGGCGCACGACGGGTTCACCCTGCACGACCTCGTGTCGTACGACGTCAAGCACAACGAGGCCAACGGCGAACAGAACCGCGACGGCGCCGACATGAACCGCGCGTTCAACCACGGTGTCGAGGGGCCCACCGACGACCCCGCGATCCTCGCTGCGCGACGCAAGGCGATGCGCAATCTGCTCGGTACGCTCCTGCTGTCAGCGGGCATCCCGATGCTCACGGCGGGCGACGAGGTCGGACGCACGCAGCGCGGCAACAACAACGCGTACGCGCAGGACTCCGCGATGACATGGCTCAGCTGGGAGTCCGAGCCCTGGCAGGACGACCTGCGCGCGCACGTCGCTCGTCTCATCGAACTCCGCTCCACCAACCCCGCGCTCCGCCCCAGCCGCTATGCCCGCCTCGGCGAGCACATCCCGAACGCGTCCGTGATGGACTGGTTCGATCAGAACGGCGAGACGATGGAGAGTGCGCAGTGGGCCGATCCCGGCAACCGCACGCTCCAGTACGTCGCAGCATCCACGCCTGATCGTGAGGAAGCCAATCGCATCCTTCTGATCGTCCACGGCACGGAGTCCCCGATCGATGTGCGGCTTCCGGATGAGATCGACGGCGCCACTCGTTTCGTCGCCCTGTGGTCGAGCGCGGATGACCGCCCGACCGACGACTCGGAGGTGTTCGCACCCGGCGACATCCTTCCGATCCCAGGCACATCGATGAGGCTGTTCCGGATCGAGTGA
- a CDS encoding cysteine desulfurase family protein, translating to MRHYLDHAATTPLRAEARDAWVSASELVGNASSTHGAGQDARRLLEESRERVAAVLDADPIEVVFTSGGTESINLALQGLWHARMPGTDAIVIPEGEHHATMDTVAALVAEGATSRVVTVTQYGRILADEFATQLPGAALATALIANNEVGTINDATALAAGASEAHIPLHLDAVSALGHVPLSFRALRGDAPAGSGLVALSVAGHKIGAPVGVGALVVARTARLTASIRGGAQQRGLRAGTQDIAGATAFATALELADDERVSEGVRLARLRDRLIDGIRSRVPAAELLGDPVDRLPGNAHVLFPGAVGESLLFLLDVAGVAASTGSACQAGVAEPSHVVIAMGRSEQEARSVLRFSLGRTSTDADVDAVLAAVTDAYLRASGPRTAARS from the coding sequence ATGCGTCATTACCTGGATCACGCGGCGACGACACCTCTGCGCGCCGAGGCACGCGATGCGTGGGTGAGCGCGTCGGAGCTCGTCGGGAACGCGTCGTCGACGCACGGCGCGGGTCAGGACGCGCGACGGTTGTTGGAGGAGTCGCGTGAGCGTGTGGCCGCGGTGCTGGACGCCGACCCCATCGAGGTCGTGTTCACCTCGGGAGGCACCGAGTCGATCAACCTGGCGCTGCAGGGACTGTGGCACGCGAGGATGCCGGGAACTGATGCGATCGTGATCCCCGAAGGCGAGCATCACGCGACCATGGACACGGTCGCCGCTCTCGTCGCGGAGGGCGCGACATCACGCGTCGTCACGGTCACGCAGTACGGACGGATCCTCGCCGACGAGTTCGCGACGCAGTTGCCGGGTGCTGCGCTGGCGACCGCGCTCATCGCGAACAACGAGGTGGGCACGATCAATGACGCGACCGCGTTGGCCGCCGGGGCGAGTGAAGCGCATATTCCTCTGCATCTGGACGCGGTCTCGGCGCTGGGGCACGTGCCACTCTCCTTCCGCGCTCTCCGCGGTGATGCCCCCGCGGGCAGCGGACTCGTCGCCTTGAGCGTCGCGGGACACAAGATCGGAGCGCCGGTCGGTGTCGGTGCGCTCGTGGTGGCGCGCACGGCCCGCTTGACCGCCAGCATCCGTGGGGGCGCGCAGCAACGCGGACTGAGGGCCGGCACCCAGGACATCGCGGGAGCCACGGCCTTCGCGACCGCGCTCGAGCTCGCCGACGATGAACGCGTGTCCGAGGGTGTGCGCCTCGCCCGCCTCCGGGATCGACTGATCGACGGCATCCGGAGCCGTGTCCCGGCGGCAGAGCTCCTCGGCGATCCCGTGGATCGCCTCCCCGGTAACGCTCATGTGCTCTTCCCCGGGGCGGTCGGAGAGAGCCTGCTGTTCCTCCTCGACGTCGCAGGAGTCGCGGCATCCACAGGGTCTGCGTGCCAAGCGGGCGTCGCCGAACCCTCGCACGTGGTCATCGCGATGGGACGGAGCGAACAGGAGGCGCGCAGCGTGCTGCGGTTCAGCCTCGGGCGCACGTCCACAGACGCAGACGTGGATGCCGTGCTGGCAGCGGTCACAGACGCGTACCTTCGGGCATCCGGGCCCCGCACAGCGGCGCGCTCGTAG
- the mnmA gene encoding tRNA 2-thiouridine(34) synthase MnmA — protein sequence MRILAAMSGGVDSAVAAARAVDEGHDVVGVHLALSRAGGTLRTGSRGCCTIEDAMDARRASDRLGIPFYVWDFSERFRDDVIDDFIAEYQAGRTPNPCMRCNEKIKFAALLERAIELGFDAVCTGHYATLIDGPGGLELHRASDNAKDQSYVLGVLTSEQLAHTYFPLGTTPSKALVRAEAAERGLTVAQKPDSHDICFIPDGDTRGWLAEKVGTATGEIVDRDGAVVGSHEGAHGFTVGQRRGLKLGVPAADGKPRFVLEVRPVSNTVVVGPKEALAIAEISGERFSWAGAAPASSEFECHVQIRAHAEPVEAIAHVTPGGVRVVPEVPLDGVAPGQTAVLYIGTRVLGQFTIDTTVSAVPVGV from the coding sequence ATGCGCATACTGGCGGCGATGAGTGGCGGAGTCGACTCGGCGGTGGCCGCTGCGCGCGCGGTCGACGAGGGACACGATGTGGTCGGCGTGCATCTCGCCCTGTCGCGCGCCGGAGGAACCCTGCGCACCGGCAGCCGTGGCTGCTGCACGATCGAAGACGCGATGGATGCCCGGCGCGCTTCGGACCGGCTCGGGATCCCGTTCTATGTGTGGGACTTCTCCGAAAGGTTCCGCGATGATGTGATCGATGATTTCATCGCCGAGTACCAGGCGGGGCGCACTCCCAACCCGTGCATGCGGTGCAACGAGAAGATCAAGTTCGCCGCTCTGCTGGAGCGGGCCATCGAGCTGGGCTTCGACGCCGTGTGCACCGGACACTACGCGACTCTCATCGACGGGCCCGGCGGTCTGGAGCTGCACCGGGCGTCCGACAACGCCAAAGATCAGTCGTACGTGCTGGGCGTTCTCACGTCCGAGCAGCTCGCGCACACGTACTTCCCGCTGGGCACGACGCCGTCGAAGGCACTGGTGCGCGCGGAAGCGGCCGAGCGCGGACTCACGGTGGCGCAGAAGCCGGACAGCCATGACATCTGTTTCATCCCCGACGGTGACACTCGCGGATGGTTGGCGGAGAAGGTCGGCACCGCGACCGGCGAGATCGTCGATCGTGACGGTGCGGTCGTCGGATCGCACGAGGGCGCGCACGGCTTCACCGTCGGGCAGCGACGTGGACTGAAGCTCGGCGTGCCGGCGGCGGACGGTAAGCCCCGTTTCGTCCTCGAAGTGCGTCCGGTCTCGAACACCGTGGTGGTCGGCCCGAAGGAGGCGCTCGCGATCGCCGAGATCTCGGGGGAGCGGTTCAGCTGGGCTGGAGCGGCGCCCGCATCATCGGAGTTCGAGTGCCATGTGCAGATCCGCGCCCATGCCGAGCCCGTCGAGGCCATCGCCCATGTGACGCCGGGCGGCGTGCGCGTGGTGCCGGAGGTGCCGCTCGATGGGGTGGCCCCAGGCCAGACGGCAGTGTTGTACATCGGGACGCGGGTACTGGGTCAGTTCACGATCGACACGACCGTCTCGGCCGTGCCCGTCGGCGTCTGA